A window from Solanum stenotomum isolate F172 chromosome 5, ASM1918654v1, whole genome shotgun sequence encodes these proteins:
- the LOC125865867 gene encoding uncharacterized protein LOC125865867, with translation MGFLIFILQIMDFLAWPLLALGYPLYASIRAIQTDSKYHMRKLLTYWIIFSLFHHIFDKLIQWVPLWPYIKLITICWLVIPQFDGACYLYQKLIHPCLLVKLHDVITQFYGFCYVYQRFLYVCLSVNLQIVADRLNKPMEDPSLKKESFLTTAERYLEENGSDALLKLIANKCKDNNLNHHAEEIKTTDTSVEAGSLIPNQTLCEGARPVWQDIKPMEHMAKYEAAQPKQVRSVRENLIWSEKKTIGMQVKETEVPTKQTIQLNQEPAKHVAAAQSEHSNNEKLEETVHLAGVDQQENQKQLKNADIAVHNSKLWCPGEIAMAAHLDGMEHLAKHQLPMSSMAVAKRYLEENGSDAQEKLITNKSKAERIQATDTCDKSGMLTPSQVKRLKGNLIWIAKNTADMQVKETTFPVQEKHGPNEKPKEKLELVATGPHEKLKQVMNSDGATHNSRLWCGFCNVRCSGEIDMAAHLNGRKHLGKVVILGPNFYPIGRT, from the exons ATGGGTTTTCTCATATTTATTCTTCAAATAATGGATTTCCTGGCTTG GCCCCTACTTGCTCTGGGATATCCTCT ATATGCTTCAATCCGGGCGATTCAGACTGACTCCAAGTATCACATGAGAAAGCTACTCACATACTGGATTATCTTTTCTCTTTTCCACCACATATTTGACAAACTTATTCAATG GGTTCCTCTGTGGccatatattaaattaataaccATATGTTGGTTGGTGATACCGCAGTTTGATGGCGCGTGTTATCTTTATCAAAAACTTATTCATCCATGTTTGCTGGTGAAACTGCATGATGTTATCACTCAGTTTTATGGGTTTTGCTATGTTTACCAACGCTTTCTGTATGTATGTTTGTCTGTCAACCTTCAAATTGTGGCTGACCGGTTGAACAAGCCAATGGAGGATCCATCTCTCAAGAAAGAATCATTTCTGACTACAGCAGAGAGGTATCTTGAAGAAAATGGATCTGATGCTTTGTTGAAACTTATTGCAAACAAG TGCAAGGATAATAATTTGAATCATCATGCAGAAGAGATCAAGACTACTGATACTAGTGTGGAAGCAGGATCACTTATCCCCAACCAG ACACTGTGTGAAGGGGCTCGTCCTGTTTGGCAAGATATCAAACCGATGGAACACATGGCAAAATATGAAGCAGCTCAACCCAAACAA GTTAGAAGTGTGAGAGAAAATCTAATTTGGAGTGAGAAGAAAACGATAGGAATGCAGGTCAAGGAAACGGAGGTTCCAACAAAGCAGACAATCCAGCTTAATCAGGAACCAGCAAAACATGTAGCCGCAGCACAATCAGAGCACAGCAATAATGAAAAATTGGAAGAAACGGTCCACCTAGCAGGTGTTGATCAGCAAGAAAATCAAAAGCAACTGAAGAATGCTGATATTGCTGTTCATAATTCTAAGCTGTGGTGCCCTGGGGAGATTGCTATGGCTGCACATCTTGATGGGATGGAGCACTTGGCCAAACACCAATTACCTATGAGTTCTATGGCTGTGGCAAAGAGGTACCTTGAAGAGAATGGATCTGATGCTCAGGAGAAACTTATTACAAACAAG TCCAAGGCAGAACGGATCCAGGCTACTGACACTTGTGATAAATCAGGAATGCTCACCCCCAGCCAG GTTAAACGCCTGAAGGGAAATCTAATTTGGATCGCGAAGAACACAGCAGACATGCAGGTCAAGGAAACGACATTTCCAGTACAAGAAAAACACGGTCCTAATGAAAAACCTAAAGAAAAGCTTGAACTAGTAGCTACTGGACCACATGAAAAGCTGAAGCAAGTGATGAATTCCGATGGTGCTACACACAATTCTAGGCTATGGTGTGGTTTTTGTAACGTTAGATGCTCTGGTGAGATTGATATGGCTGCACATCTTAATGGGAGGAAGCACTTGGGAAAAGTGGTTATTTTGGGTCCAAACTTTTACCCTATTGGCAGAACATAG
- the LOC125863925 gene encoding uncharacterized protein LOC125863925 — translation MVVECPNCQQVKAEHQRSGGLTQLTKSAHFLPIRTTYSAEDYAKLYIQEIVCLHGVPLSIISYRGAQFTTHFWRSFPKGLGTQMAPYEVLYGRKCRSPIGWFELGEADLIGPNLVQQAIEKVKLIRDRLHTTQCRQKSYADVHRWNLEFDVKDWVFLKVSPMKGIMRFKKKWKLRPRYVGPYKIIRKIGMIAYELDLPFELEAVHHIFHVSMLRKCIGDPSHIMPIENIRIEDLSYVEVPIAILDRQVRKLRTKDVASVKVLWRNNNVEEMTWEAEEK, via the exons ATGGTAGTTGAATGTcccaattgtcaacaagttaaagcaGAGCATCAGAGGTCTGGAGGCCTAACCCA GCTGACAAAATCTGCTCATTTCTTGCCAATTAGGACGACATATTCAGCTgaagattatgccaagctttacattcAAGAGATTGTTTGCCTTCACGGAGTTCCATTATCTATTATCTCATATCGAGGAGCTCAATTTACAACACATTTTTGGAGATCGTTTCCGAAAGGTCTAGGCACTCAG atggccccttacgAAGTGCTATACGGGCGGAAGTGTAGATCCCCGATCGGTTGGTTTGAGCTCGGGGAAGCAGATTTGATAGGTCCCAATCTAGTCCAACAAGCGATTGAAAAGGTTAAGCTTATTAGAGATCGGCTTCATACAACACAATGTCggcagaagtcttatgcagatgttcACCGATGGAACTTAGAGTTTGATGTAAAagattgggttttcttgaaagtatCGCCTATGAAGGGCATCATGCGATTCAAAAAGAAATGGAAGCTCAGACCTAGATACGTTGGACCGTATAAGATTATTCGAAAGATCGGTATGATTGCATACGAGCTTGACTTGCCTTTCGAATTGGAAGCAGTCCATCatatatttcatgtttctatgttgCGGAAGTGCATTGGAGATCCTTCACATATTATGCCCATTGAAAATATTCGTATCGAAGATTTATCTTATGTAGAGGTACCAATAGCTATTTTAGATCGGCAAGTAAGAAAGCTTCGAACTAAAGATGTAGCTTCTGTGAAGGTGTTATGGAGAAATAACAACGTCGAGGAAATGACTTGGGAAGCGGAAGAGAAATGA
- the LOC125863927 gene encoding uncharacterized protein LOC125863927, which yields MTVRDYSHKFNSLARYALDIAHTMRARVHRYVDGLADYLIRDCRVASLSDDVDIFRIQAFAQTIEDLSKRICDTRRDREQSKKARTIGSYREPHVRGDLAQPSGSTVASSPSVRGPRPGPQFTQGRGKGRGEGDIGSSGGQKRFYALTGRPNSEASPDVVTGCYANIDYRAKIVRFYFPGEPVLEWKGNTATPKDTNKEPMIVQSISIVNEFPMVFPDDLPGIPSEREIDFAIDLLPDTQHISEVDIRKTAFSTRYGHFEFLFMSFGITNSPTAFMDLMNRVFEPFLDEFVIVFIDDILIYSRSEAEHADHLRAVLQTLPDCRLYAKFSKCDFWLTSVAFLGHVITSEGIKVDGQKIEAVMTWPSPLNPTEVHNFLGLAGYYRSLSYVEADKAGITKDLCQLVNLQVRLVDARGRGVVIKNMAKSSFVTEVKRRQHEDPKLRKLRQKIPQQQQPLFELIGDGVLRY from the exons ATGACTGTGAGGGATTATAGCCACAAGTTTAATTCTTTGGCAAGATATGCACTAGATATTGCACATACAATGAGAGCCAGAGTTCATCGTTATGTTGATGGTTTGGCAGATTATTTGATCAGAGATTGTAGGGTAGCATCCCTATCAGATGATGTAGATATTTTTCGCATACAGGCTTTCGCTCAGACTATAGAGGACCTTTCTAAACGGATTTGTGATACTCGTAGGGATAGGGAGCAAAGTAAGAAGGCCCGTACTATAGGGTCTTATAGGGAGCCACATG TGCG AGGTGATCTAGCTCAGCCTTCAGGATCCACAGTAGCATCATCACCCTCCGTCCGTGGCCCACGACCAGGACCACAATTTACTCAAGGTCGTGGTAAAGGGAGAGGTGAAGGAGATATAGGTTCGAGCGGTGGCCAGAAACGCTTTTATGCACTCACAGGACGACCAAATTCAGAGGCATCCCCTGATGTTGTTACAG GTTGCTATGCTAATATTGATTATCGTGCAAAGATAGTCAGATTTTACTTTCCAGGTGAGCCAGTCCTTGAGTGGAAGGGTAATACAGCCACACCTAAAG ATACTAATAAGGAGCCCATGATTGTTCAGTCAATTTCTATTGTGAATGAATTTCCAATGGTATTCCCTGATGATCTTCCAGGAATTCCCTCAGAAAGGGAAATTGATTTCGCTATAGACTTGCTTCCTGATACGCAACATATATc GGAAGTTGATATCCGAAAAACAGCATTTAGTACGAGGTATGGACATTTTGAATTCCTTTTCATGTCTTTCGGGATTACAAATTCCCCAACAGCCtttatggatcttatgaatCGGGTCTTCGAACCATTCTTGGATgaatttgtgattgtgtttattgatgacattcttaTATATTCACGGTCGGAAGCTGAGCATGCAGACCACTTGCGAGCTGTATTGCAGACTCTCCCAGATTGCAGgttatatgctaaattctctaaatgTGATTTTTGGCTTACTTCTGTcgcttttcttggtcatgttATTACAAGTGAGGGTATTAAGGTTGATGGgcaaaagattgaagcagtgATGACTTGGCCGAGTCCTTTGAATCCAACAGAGGTTCACAACTTTTTAGGCTTGGCAGGGTATTAccgaag TCTAAGTTATGTTGAAGCTGATAAGGCTGGAATTACAAAAGACCTATGCCAGCTAGTTAATTTGCAAGTACGCTTAGTAGATGCAAGAGGCAGAGGTGTTGTCATTAAGAATATGGCAAAATCTTCCTTTGTGACTGAAGTGAAAAGGCGGCAACATGAAGATCCTAAGCTTAGGAAATTGAGGCAAAAGATTCCACAACAGCAACAACCATTATTTGAGCTAATTGGAGATGGAGTCCTTAGATACTAG